One Brassica napus cultivar Da-Ae chromosome C2, Da-Ae, whole genome shotgun sequence DNA window includes the following coding sequences:
- the LOC106380969 gene encoding low-temperature-induced 65 kDa protein-like, with protein sequence MDLTRPSSGHDQTEDPTQIHHPEEEEHHESRASKMLGKVKAKAKKLKNRLTNHGIDGNEQDHDVVDEEEEDDESDEAESEKHVAPVNEVSNVRGYRTSQPESLTHPGENNVPAPEEIIPSETKDSTDYTGTVPEPSRDAAYEHEAPLYPVRTSDVSEREESRETHHAPLNTPVSLLSGTEDVTTPGGDGLLGGQREVNTDMPKRFEDDLSGESTYQSKIPYHTQQGSGEAGEDDHKKSGLGTELASESVTVFGGKEETGPRDDFGEKSHDFDEKIETRIGNDCGKPGTELSEDFPGKGHEFEQAIGSGIGEDNGAGKQGTERREDFLGKSYEFDHEIESAFGKDSPTRLPGDEIFPTRNDDMKVEIGSGRGLPTETDDHFSPEFSGPKERDDFDSQAEQTRYEAAEVKPTTYSEMIGSSTGYSSDIAGGQHESPMSVETVADKFTTDDENVKETASPVTEKLPFSGGGREADETERGEDKFVPSGDHLEEKLAPEEEDKAFSDMVAEKLNLGEEKQTKIKEEVAVEKIPSDKLPEEIEGGEAVQEEGKGGIVGTIKGVYNYWLGGTEEGKPKSPNSVEESSQPLSPSVGTKGFSDSGESGLGETGGTAGAVAVQKQL encoded by the exons ATGGATTTGACACGTCCTTCTTCTGGTCATGATCAAACAGAGGATCCGACCCAGATTCACCATCCAG aggaagaagagcatCACGAGAGTCGAGCATCTAAAATGTTGGGGAAAGTAAAGGCAAAAGCTAAGAAGCTCAAGAACAGGCTTACTAATCATGGCATTGATGGCAACGAGCAAGACCACGATGTggtggatgaagaagaagaagatgatgaatctgACGAGGCAGAGTCAGAGAAGCATGTCGCACCAG TAAATGAAGTTTCCAATGTGAGAGGCTATAGAACGAGCCAACCTGAGTCATTGACTCATCCCGGAGAAAATAATGTTCCGGCGCCGGAGGAGATCATTCCTTCAGAGACGAAGGATTCAACTGATTACACCGGAACCGTCCCCGAACCATCACGAGATGCTGCTTACGAACACGAGGCACCGCTTTATCCTGTGAGAACGTCAGATGTGTCGGAGAGGGAAGAGAGCAGAGAGACTCATCACGCGCCACTGAACACTCCCGTCTCTCTGCTCTCTGGAACAGAGGACGTGACTACTCCCGGTGGAGATGGGTTGCTCGGTGGTCAACGGGAAGTCAACACCGATATGCCCAAAAGATTCGAGGACGATCTGAGTGGTGAATCTACTTATCAGTCAAAGATTCCGTATCACACCCAACAAG GGAGTGGGGAAGCTGGAGAAGATGATCATAAGAAGTCAGGACTAGGAACTGAGCTGGCGTCCGAATCTGTAaccgtttttggcgggaaagaaGAAACTGGGCCGAGGGATGATTTTGGGGAGAAAAGCCATGACTTTGATGAGAAGATCGAAACAAGAATCGGGAACGATTGTGGAAAGCCAGGAACTGAGCTGAGTGAAGATTTTCCGGGGAAGGGCCATGAATTTGAACAGGCGATCGGATCTGGAATCGGGGAGGATAACGGCGCTGGAAAACAAGGAACTGAGCGGAGGGAAGATTTTTTGGGGAAAAGCTATGAGTTTGATCATGAGATTGAATCTGCATTCGGCAAAGATTCACCCACCAGACTTCCCGGAGACGAAATTTTtccgacaagaaatgatgataTGAAAGTCGAGATTGGGTCGGGAAGAGGCTTGCCGACAGAAACTGATGATCACTTCTCACCAGAATTCTCTGGTCCGAAAGAGAGAGATGATTTCGATTCGCAGGCTGAGCAGACAAGATACGAGGCGGCAGAGGTAAAACCCACCACCTACTCAGAGATGATTGGTTCAAGTACAGGTTACTCCAGCGACATCGCAGGTGGGCAACACGAGAGTCCCATGAGTGTCGAGACAGTTGCTGATAAGTTTACTACTGACGACGAAAATGTCAAAGAAACTGCATCACCTGTGACGGAGAAACTGCCTTTCTCTGGCGGTGGACGTGAGGCGGATGAGACAGAACGAGGGGAAGACAAATTTGTGCCGAGTGGAGATCATCTAGAGGAGAAGCTGGCacctgaagaagaagacaaagcgTTTTCTGATATGGTCGCCGAGAAACTTAATCTTGGAGAAGAGAAGCAGACAAAGATAAAGGAGGAAGTAGCCGTGGAGAAGATCCCTTCCGACAAGTTACCGGAGGAGATAGAAGGAGGTGAGGCCGTTCAAGAGGAAGGGAAAGGAGGAATAGTGGGGACGATTAAAGGGGTGTACAATTATTGGCTCGGTGGTACGGAGGAGGGGAAGCCGAAATCTCCAAATTCAGTTGAAGAGTCATCACAACCACTTAGCCCCTCCGTTG GGACTAAAGGATTTTCTGATTCCGGTGAAAGCGGGTTGGGAGAGACAGGCGGTACCGCCGGAGCTGTGGCAGTGCAGAAACAACTTTGA
- the LOC111207973 gene encoding glutathione S-transferase T3-like, which translates to MASVEEIIKSKVFGSQATEGCNFEESSPTERKERRSWSPIEDVVLISSWLNTSKDPVVGNEQRSVSFWKRIAAYFNASPKLVGCEKRESSQCKQRWHKINDIVCKFCGAFEATTRERSSGQNENDVLKLAHKIFFSNHKKKFTLEHAWKELCNDQKWSELSTAKNDGSSKKRKVDDASQSESSQAIETDDERTNRPRGVKASKAGGKKAMVDGKEVAKFQTMWTIKKQDLEIKEMLPR; encoded by the exons ATGGCTAGTGTCGAGGAAATCATCAAATCGAAAG TATTCGGCAGTCAAGCTACTGAAGGATGCAACTTCGAAGAGAGCAGTCCTACAGAGCGTAAAGAAAGAAGGAGTTGGAGTCCAATAGAGGATGTCGTGCTCATCAGCTCGTGGCTGAACACAAGCAAAGATCCCGTTGTTGGGAATGAGCAGAGGTCAGTTTCATTCTGGAAAAGAATTGCAGCTTACTTCAACGCCAGTCCTAAGCTTGTTGGATGTGAAAAGAGAGAGTCGTCTCAGTGCAAGCAAAGATGGCACAAGATCAATGACATTGTCTGCAAGTTTTGTGGAGCGTTTGAGGCTACTACCAGGGAGAGAAGTAGTGggcaaaatgagaatgatgttcTCAAACTTGCCCACAAAATCTTCTTTAGCAACCACAAAAAGAAGTTCACCTTAGAGCATGCATGGAAGGAATTGTGCAATGACCAGAAGTGGTCTGAGCTATCTACTGCAAAAAATGATGGAAGTTCGAAGAAGAGGAAGGTTGACGACGCTTCACAGTCAGAGAGCTCTCAAGCAATTGAAACCGATGATGAAAGAACCAACCGTCCCCGTGGCGTTAAGGCATCAAAAGCCGGTGGGAAGAAGGCAATGGTTGATGGCAAGGAGGTTGCTAAGTTTCAGACGATGTGGACAATCAAGAAGCAGGATTTGGAGATAAAGGAAATGCTTCCAAGATGA